A genomic segment from Labrus bergylta chromosome 3, fLabBer1.1, whole genome shotgun sequence encodes:
- the LOC109975416 gene encoding transcriptional repressor CTCF translates to MEGEAVSMDTTQAADGKVLPEGGDTLIQGVTIAQQGEVAGNVEMMVMDALDPTLLQMKTEVLEGGSTVTVTGGDEGQIITLQVVNMEEQAGAALGLGQLQLVQVPVTSGTVEGLQGTYVDASTANKDADPVICHTLPLPEGFQVVKVGANGEVETVEQEELQAAHEELQGTRVDEEEEEEGAVDAHLSQQEDPEWTKDPEYQPISTIRKGKKGNKSRLRYGEGVRDMDVSVYDFEEEQQDGLLSEVNAEKVVGNMKPPKPTKIKKKGVKKTFQCELCSYTCPRRSNLDRHMKSHTDERPHKCHLCGRAFRTVTLLRNHLNTHTGTRPHKCTDCDMAFVTSGELVRHRRYKHTHEKPFKCSMCDYCSVEVSKLKRHIRSHTGERPFQCSLCSYASRDTYKLKRHMRTHSGEKPYECYICHARFTQSGTMKMHILQKHTENVAKFHCPHCDTVIARKSDLGVHLRKQHSFLEKGKKCRYCDAVFHERYALIQHQKTHKNEKRFKCELCDYCCRQERHMIMHKRTHTGEKPFSCSQCDKTFRQKQLLDMHFKRYHDPSFVPTAFVCNKCTRTFTRRNTMLRHTDNCTGEVVEENGSPSPKKGRGRKRKMQSRGEDDDDTVDEAEEEEDLLSEIEVEQAPPVVPIPAPVEPPVKRKRGRPPKSKTDTAAIIRVEDEATGEVDDIIVKKEVGAEPDDQETEQVIVGEGKTTIQMEELSQVEGNAQEEPSSEAPANGDLTPEMILSMMDR, encoded by the exons ATGGAAGGCGAGGCTGTTTCTATGGATACCACCCAGGCTGCTGATGGAAAGGTCCTGCCAGAAGGTGGGGACACCTTGATACAAGGGGTAACCATTGCTCAACAGGGGGAAGTGGCTGGGAATGTGGAGATGATGGTGATGGATGCTCTTGATCCTACTCTATTGCAAATGAAGACAGAGGTGTTGGAGGGCGGTAGCACAGTGACGGTTACTGGTGGAGACGAGGGTCAGATCATCACACTGCAG GTGGTGAATATGGAGGAGCAGGCAGGCGCTGCCTTAGGTCTTGGTCAGCTTCAGTTGGTGCAGGTACCCGTCACATCAGGAACTGTAGAGGGCCTGCAGGGGACCTATGTTGATGCATCAACAGCTAACAAGGATGCAGATCCTGTTATCTGCCACACTCTTCCCTTGCCCGAGGGCTTTCAG GTGGTGAAGGTTGGTGCTAATGGAGAAGTAGAAACTGTAGAGCAGGAGGAGCTTCAGGCAGCCCATGAGGAGCTTCAAGGGACAAGggttgatgaggaggaggaggaagaaggggcAGTAGATGCACATCTATCTCAGCAAGAAGACCCAGAATGGACCAAGGACCCAGAATACCAGCCCATCAGCACCATCCGCAAAGGAAAGAAGGGAAATAAAAGCCGCCTGCGCTACGGGGAGGGTGTTCGTGACATGGATGTTTCAGTGTATGACTTTGAAGAAGAGCAGCAGGATGGGCTGCTGTCAGAGGTAAATGCTGAGAAAGTTGTTGGCAACATGAAGCCACCAAAGCCCACCAAGATTAAGAAAAAAG GTGTGAAGAAGACTTTCCAGTGTGAGCTGTGTAGCTACACCTGTCCAAGGCGCTCCAACCTGGACAGACACATGAAGAGCCACACAGACGAGAGACCACATAAATGTCACTTGTGTGGACGAGCCTTTAGAACAGTTACACTGCTGAGAAACCAcctgaatacacacacag GCACTCGGCCACATAAATGCACAGATTGTGACATGGCATTTGTGACCAGTGGCGAGCTGGTGCGTCATCGtcgctacaaacacacacatgagaagCCCTTCAAGTGCTCCATGTGTGACTATTGCAGTGTGGAG GTGAGTAAGCTGAAAAGGCACATCCGCTCTCACACTGGAGAGCGACCCTTCCAGTGCAGTCTTTGCAGCTATGCAAGCAGAGACACTTACAAGCTGAAGAGACACATGAGGACACATTCAG GTGAAAAGCCGTACGAGTGCTACATCTGCCATGCACGTTTCACACAGAGCGGCACCATGAAGATGCAtattctgcagaaacacacagagaatgtGGCAAAGTTCCACTGCCCACACTGTGATACTGTCATCGCACGCAAAAGTGACCTTG GTGTTCACTTGCGAAAGCAGCACTCATTTCTTGAGAAGGGAAAGAAATGCCGTTACTGCGATGCCGTGTTTCATGAGCGATACGCTCTCATCCAACACCAGAAGACTCATAAGAACGAGAAACGTTTTAAGTGTGAACTGTGTGACTACTGCTGTAGACAG GAACGCCACATGATAATgcacaagcgcacacacacaggggagaaGCCGTTTTCCTGCAGCCAGTGTGATAAAACCTTCAGACAGAAACAGCTTTTGGACATGCACTTCAAGCGCTACCATGACCCAAGCTTTGTCCCCACTGCCTTCGTCTGCAACAAGTGCACCAGGACATTTACCCGTAGG aacaCTATGCTGCGTCACACTGATAACTGCACGGGTGAAGTTGTGGAAGAGAACGGATCTCCATCACCCAAAAAGGGACgtggcaggaagaggaagatgcaGTCAAGGGGggaagatgatgatgacacaG TGGatgaggcagaggaggaagaggacctTTTAAGTGAGATTGAGGTTGAACAGGCCCCACCAGTGGTCCCCATCCCTGCACCCGTGGAGCCACCAGTAAAGAGAAAACGTGGACGGCCCCCAAAGAGCAAAACAGATA CGGCTGCTATCATACGTGTGGAGGACGAGGCCACAGGAGAGGTGGATGACATTATCGTCAAGAAGGAGGTCGGCGCTGAACCAGATGACCAGGAGACCGAGCAGGTGATTGTTGGTGAAGGGAAGACTACCATTCAAATGGAGGAGCTGTCCCAGGTAGAGGGGAATGCACAGGAAGAGCCGTCGTCTGAGGCTCCAGCTAACGGAGATCTGACTCCTGAGATGATCCTCAGCATGATGGACCGGTGA
- the LOC110005957 gene encoding rho family-interacting cell polarization regulator 2 — translation MFTGSTKLPPTKNPQPERLDEVYAALRRGLQSYLQVHQLELESLGQQIRENKRNGRLGSLYEQDKQVKAIERFMRRLEFHLSKVEELYDAYCIQRRLRDGASKMVAAFNSASGSKEARESLSEANKGYRECTEHMCSLESEIESQMGEFHVKMKGLAGFARLCAGDQYEVLMRYGRQRWRLRGRVEVSNKQIWDSEEYIFLPLVTELLSIKVTELKSLANHVVVGSVSCEMLDLFCPLPQTLAVDINDLGTVKLNLEVTWSPFDKDDQTSSSSTVSKRLLSNQSPPDTPSMREQVFYSLLKRQGEMENGTVWSNSSESSDDSSSPALAHHAQRLTASNMLPTTLTSQLSLTPHRSSASTPSLSSNQEEDETERGEVFSQTDAVPNGHLQTHAEQRSADCSVTDRASVQSADVSETSADLSCSCPDVSSVAPVSLVETTNVSESGVPQVCVSAEEVKDEAPEQSSERARQTEAEDDTTEAAGEEHHQVETSEKHSEPHPSIQKSEQPEDASTVPFPTSSSFTQELETALESFDFLNCSDLDEEDEDEEQKQEDREEKEEDDGQDKEEQPKLENKSVEEENKEEEEDDDEQEKEEQHKMDEETVGEKENEEEEEEEEDGTNEEEQQKTEKETMEEVEKEEAEGESQEEESQNKLKNDRVEDEEKEDEKGQDEGDQQNMEKETVEEEEKEEHGRVEENQKEMEDKAVEEEMKEEHDDDDGQHAQTPNNSEETLKEEEKKEDEISQNKIAVDELVEEQKEFYSGRSDDEEGGELEILMEAPEGFRNSDEDCFSDSQESSVEDVQDWLRRINRSEDLEDHSEEKGDEEKEEERSHDQEERSTTPGHLATTVF, via the exons ATGTTCACAGGCTCTACAAAACTGCCACCCACGAAAAACCCCCAGCCCGAGCGGCTAGATGAAGTGTACGCTGCCTTACGCAGAGGCTTACA GTCGTACCTGCAGGTCCAccagctggagctggagagtCTGGGTCAGCAGATcagagaaaacaagaggaaTGGGCGACTG gGTTCTTTGTACGAGCAGGATAAG cAAGTAAAGGCCATAGAGAGGTTTATGCGACGCTTGGAATTCCACCTCAGTAAG GTTGAAGAGCTGTATGATGCTTACTGTATACAGCGGCGACTGCGTGATGGAGCAAGTAAGATGGTGGCGGCCTTTAATTCAGCCAGCGGCAGCAAGGAGGCCAGAGAGAGCCTTAGTGAAGCTAACAAGGGCTACAGGGAATGTACAGAG CACATGTGCTCACTTGAGAGTGAAATCGAAAGCCAGATGGGAGAATTTCATGTCAAGATGAAGG GCCTCGCAGGCTTTGCACGGCTGTGTGCTGGTGACCAGTATGAG GTCTTAATGCGTTACGGGAGACAACGCTGGAGGCTAAGAGGCCGCGTTGAAGTCAGCAATAAGCAGATATGGGACAGTGAAGAGTACATCTTCTTGCCTCTCGTCACAGAACTGCTGTCAATCAAG GTGACGGAGCTGAAGAGCCTGGCCAATCACGTGGTGGTGGGCAGTGTGTCCTGCGAAATGCTCGACCTGTTCTGCCCACTTCCTCAGACGCTCGCTGTGGATATAAACGACCTTGGGACAGTCAAGCTGAACTTGGAGGTCACCTGGAG TCCGTTTGATAAGGATGACCAGACATCGTCTAGCAGTACGGTTTCCAAGCGGCTGCTGTCCAATCAGAGCCCTCCTGACACGCCCTCTATGCGAGAGCAGGTGTTTTAT tctCTTCTGAAGCGACAAGGCGAAATGGAGAACGGGACGGTCTGGTCCAACTCCTCTGAATCCTCCGATGACTCGTCCAGTCCTGCCCTGGCTCACCATGCTCAGAGACTCACAGCCTCCAACATGCTGCCCACCACTCTCACCTCTCAGCTGTCATTAACGCCGCACAGGTCCAGCGCATCGACGCCGTCGCTCTCCTCCAACCAAGAGGAggatgagacagagagaggggaggttTTCTCTCAGACAGACGCCGTGCCAAACGGCCACCTGCAGACTCACGCAGAGCAGAGGAGTGCAGACTGTAGTGTGACTGACAGAGCGTCTGTCCAATCAGCTGATGTCTCTGAAACCTCAGCAGACCTCAGCTGCTCATGCCCCGATGTTTCCTCTGTAGCTCCTGTGTCACTGGTGGAGACAACAAATGTGTCCGAAAGTGGCGtccctcaggtgtgtgtttcagcGGAGGAGGTAAAGGATGAGGCACCCGAGCAGTCATCAGAGCGCGCTCGACAAACTGAAGCAGAGGACgacaccactgaagcagcaggagaggaacACCACCAGGTAGAAACATCAGAGAAACACAGTGAgccacatccatccatccagaaGTCAGAACAACCAGAGGATGCTTCAACG GTGCCTTTTCCTACTTCATCTAGTTTCACTCAGGAGCTCGAGACAGCCCTTGAAAGTTTTGACTTTCTCAACTGCTCTGATCTCGAtgaagaggacgaggacgaggagcaaaaacaggaggacagagaagaaaaggaagaggatgATGGGCAAGATAAAGAGGAACAACCGAAATTGGAGAACAagtcagtagaagaagaaaacaaggaggaagaggaggatgatgacgagcaagagaaagaggagcagCACAAAATGGATGAAGAAACAGTAGGGGAAAAAGaaaacgaggaggaggaggaggaggaggaggatgggacAAATGAGGAGGAACAACAGAAAACGGAAAAAGAGACAATGGAAGAAGTGGAAAAGGAGGAGGCGGAAGGTGAgtcgcaggaggaggagagccaAAACAAGCTAAAGAACGATAGAGTGGAGGATGAagaaaaagaggatgaaaaggGGCAAGATGAAGGGGACCAACAGAACATGGAGAaagaaacagtagaagaagaagaaaaggaggagcaCGGGCGAGTTGAAGAGAACCAAAAAGAAATGGAGGACAAGGCAGTGGAGGAAGAAATGAAAGAGGAgcatgatgacgatgatgggCAACATGCACAGACCCCAAACAACAGTGAAGAGACGTtgaaggaagaggaaaagaaggaaGATGAAATCAGCCAAAACAAGATTGCGGTGGACGAGTTGGTGGAGGAACAAAAGGAATTTTACTCCGGAAGAAG CGAtgatgaggaaggaggggaaCTGGAGATCCTGATGGAAGCCCCAGAAGGATTTAGAAACTCAGATGAAGATTGTTTCTCTGACTCACAG gagTCAAGCGTGGAGGATGTGCAGGACTGGTTGCGGCGGATAAATAGATCCGAGGACTTGGAGGATCACAGCGAGGAAAAGGGAGATGAAGAGAAGG AAGAGGAGCGGTCACATGATCAGGAGGAGCGTTCCACTACCCCGGGACATTTGGCCACTACTGTCTTTTAA